One Streptomyces sp. NBC_01217 genomic region harbors:
- a CDS encoding maleylpyruvate isomerase family mycothiol-dependent enzyme: MNSLPHDLYCDEIIARTDALRAVLKGADLDATVPTCPDWTLRDLAVHVGGAHRWAGEIVRTRATEEVPDERVPEFTPEGDDPAVLDAWLADGAAKTAEAMRAAGPDQEVWSWAGEKNTGFWARRMAHESIVHQADAALAAKTGYEVPPELAADTIEEWLEIVAFAQAEGDPEAAELCGGGRSIHLHATDVPEAEWLIEFGEDSFSWRRAHGKATVALRGTLTDVMLVFNRRLAPDSDRVEVLGDAELLDFWLERASFS, from the coding sequence ATGAACTCACTGCCGCATGACCTCTACTGTGACGAAATCATCGCCCGCACCGACGCCTTGAGGGCGGTGCTCAAGGGCGCCGACCTCGATGCGACCGTACCGACCTGCCCCGACTGGACCCTGCGCGACCTCGCCGTCCATGTCGGCGGCGCGCACCGGTGGGCGGGCGAGATCGTCCGCACCCGGGCCACCGAAGAGGTCCCCGACGAACGGGTGCCGGAGTTCACGCCCGAGGGCGACGACCCCGCCGTGCTGGACGCCTGGCTGGCGGACGGCGCGGCGAAGACCGCCGAGGCGATGCGGGCGGCCGGCCCGGACCAGGAGGTCTGGTCCTGGGCGGGGGAGAAGAACACGGGCTTCTGGGCGCGTCGCATGGCGCACGAGTCGATCGTCCACCAGGCCGACGCGGCGCTCGCCGCGAAGACCGGCTACGAGGTGCCTCCGGAGCTGGCCGCGGACACCATCGAGGAATGGCTGGAGATCGTCGCCTTCGCGCAGGCCGAGGGTGATCCGGAGGCCGCCGAACTGTGCGGCGGCGGGCGCTCGATCCATCTGCACGCCACGGACGTCCCGGAGGCCGAGTGGCTGATCGAGTTCGGTGAGGACAGCTTCAGCTGGCGGCGCGCCCATGGGAAGGCGACCGTGGCGCTGCGGGGCACGCTCACCGACGTCATGCTGGTCTTCAACCGGCGTCTCGCCCCGGACAGCGACCGCGTCGAGGTGCTGGGGGACGCGGAGCTGCTGGACTTCTGGCTGGAGCGCGCCTCGTTCAGCTGA
- a CDS encoding VOC family protein, which produces MEPARALKRIAFLLERGRADTYRVRAFRTAADAVAAMADGEAAQAIREATAGKVPGHLERLEEEAAAAPLPEGGEHVLALQRGDCHLHSDWSDGGGPVEELGRTAAEPGHERAVLTDHSSRRNASSRHGRPKKCRPGRAGARSRSGPAPGRTGCTGPSGRPRDRNGEPMTATSVRGIDHIGVTVPDLETATLFLVRAFGAEVLYDTLHRHDTPQGGPDVERRLGVPAGTQQLAIRMLALPGDGPGIELFEFEGPRREPPVLPCDFGWQHVALYADDLDAAVRDCVAAGALLLAEAQPLSGPEAGERNRFAYLRTPWGSTLKLLTYPDPQPWEHTATRRRIRPAPVALS; this is translated from the coding sequence ATGGAGCCCGCGCGCGCCCTGAAGCGGATCGCCTTCCTGCTGGAACGCGGCAGGGCCGACACCTACCGCGTACGGGCATTCCGCACGGCCGCCGACGCCGTCGCGGCCATGGCGGACGGTGAGGCCGCACAGGCGATCCGCGAGGCGACGGCCGGGAAGGTGCCCGGCCATCTGGAGCGGCTGGAGGAGGAGGCCGCCGCCGCTCCTCTCCCCGAGGGCGGTGAGCACGTCCTCGCCCTCCAGCGCGGTGACTGCCATCTGCACTCCGACTGGTCGGACGGCGGCGGCCCGGTCGAGGAGCTGGGCCGCACGGCGGCAGAGCCGGGCCATGAGCGGGCGGTCCTCACCGATCACTCGTCCCGGCGGAACGCGTCATCACGACATGGCCGGCCGAAGAAATGCCGGCCCGGTCGCGCGGGGGCACGGTCCCGGAGCGGGCCCGCTCCGGGGCGGACGGGGTGTACGGGGCCGTCGGGGCGGCCCCGGGACAGGAACGGTGAACCCATGACGGCCACAAGCGTGCGAGGCATCGACCACATCGGGGTCACGGTCCCCGACCTGGAGACCGCCACCCTCTTCCTCGTCCGGGCGTTCGGCGCCGAGGTGCTGTACGACACCCTGCACCGCCACGACACCCCGCAGGGCGGGCCGGACGTCGAGCGAAGGCTCGGAGTCCCGGCGGGCACCCAGCAGCTGGCGATCCGGATGCTCGCCCTTCCCGGCGACGGCCCGGGCATCGAGCTGTTCGAGTTCGAGGGCCCCCGCCGTGAACCCCCGGTGCTGCCCTGCGACTTCGGCTGGCAGCATGTGGCGCTCTACGCCGACGACCTGGACGCGGCCGTACGGGACTGTGTCGCCGCGGGCGCCTTGCTGCTCGCCGAGGCGCAGCCGCTGTCCGGCCCCGAGGCGGGGGAGCGCAACCGGTTCGCGTATCTGCGCACCCCGTGGGGCAGCACCCTCAAGCTCCTGACCTACCCCGACCCCCAGCCCTGGGAGCACACCGCGACCCGGCGGCGGAT